The Lactuca sativa cultivar Salinas chromosome 2, Lsat_Salinas_v11, whole genome shotgun sequence genome includes a window with the following:
- the LOC111912170 gene encoding IAA-amino acid hydrolase ILR1, with protein MRLSRRRFLFLVFAVVLLHSSLRTSATHLKPEVIGPLGQRLLEDAKSPELFNWVRSIRRKIHEYPELGFQEYKTSEVIRAELDKLGVEYTWPVAETGVVATIGSGEQPFFALRADMDALPIQELVDWDHRSKIAGKMHACGHDSHVAMLLGAAKLLQARRHELKGTVKLVFQPGEEGFAGAYHMLKHSALDNIKAAFALHVYPSYPVGVVASRPGPVLAGAGRFTATIKGTGGHAATPQLSKDPILAASMAVVALQQIVSRETDPLESRVVTIGYIIGGKADNVIPESVKIGGTYRSLSSQGLIDTKERIKQVIETQAGVHRCEAELDFMDETPLPYPVTENDEGLYEHAKTVAEIILGKPNMQVLPVTMGGEDFSFFTQKMPAVMFVIGSNNKTKTPPEHLHSPYFVIDEEALPIGAAFHAAVAISYLDRHGGGGVIERDEL; from the exons ATGAGATTATCTCGTCGGCGATTCCTCTTTCTGGTCTTCGCCGTTGTTCTCTTACACTCATCACTCCGGACTTCTGCGACCCATTTGAAACCGGAGGTAATTGGTCCCCTTGGTCAGCGGCTTTTGGAGGATGCGAAGTCGCCGGAGCTTTTTAACTGGGTTAGAAGCATTCGCCGGAAAATCCATGAGTATCCGGAGCTAgggtttcaagaatacaagacgAGTGAAGTGATAAGAGCAGAGCTCGACAAGCTTGGCGTCGAGTACACATGGCCGGTGGCGGAGACCGGTGTTGTCGCCACCATTGGTTCCGGCGAACAACCATTCTTTGCTCTCCGAGCGGACATGGACGCTTTACCAATCCAG GAACTAGTCGATTGGGATCACCGGAGCAAGATCGCCGGAAAAATGCACGCCTGTGGTCACGATTCTCATGTAGCAATGCTACTTGGAGCTGCTAAATTGCTCCAAGCGAGGAGACACGAACTCAAG GGCACCGTGAAACTGGTTTTCCAGCCCGGCGAAGAGGGTTTCGCCGGAGCTTATCATATGCTAAAACACAGCGCACTGGACAACATCAAAGCCGCCTTTGCCCTCCACGTTTATCCGTCGTATCCGGTGGGTGTCGTAGCTTCACGGCCAGGTCCGGTGTTAGCCGGCGCCGGAAGGTTTACAGCCACCATTAAGGGTACCGGTGGACATGCTGCAACCCCACAGTTATCGAAAGATCCGATTCTTGCAGCATCAATGGCGGTTGTTGCTCTACAACAGATTGTATCTCGCGAAACCGATCCACTCGAGTCCAGA GTTGTGACGATCGGATACATTATCGGAGGGAAAGCAGACAATGTGATTCCAGAGAGTGTAAAAATTGGGGGAACATATCGAAGCTTGTCTTCTCAAGGTCTTATAGACACCAAAGAAAGGATTAAACAg GTGATAGAGACGCAGGCCGGCGTTCACCGGTGCGAAGCAGAActggatttcatggatgaaacgCCGCTGCCATACCCGGTGACGGAAAACGACGAAGGATTATACGAACACGCAAAGACGGTGGCGGAAATCATACTCGGAAAACCCAATATGCAGGTGCTTCCGGTGACGATGGGAGGTGAAGATTTCAGTTTTTTTACACAGAAAATGCCGGCGGTTATGTTCGTAATAGGAAGCAATAACAAGACGAAAACACCGCCGGAGCATTTACATTCACCGTATTTTGTTATTGATGAAGAGGCGCTTCCGATTGGAGCAGCATTTCATGCTGCGGTGGCGATTTCTTATTTGGATAgacatggtggtggtggtgtcatTGAGCGTGATGAGTTGTAA